The following coding sequences are from one Mycolicibacterium aichiense window:
- the cysD gene encoding sulfate adenylyltransferase subunit CysD: MASPVVERPKPGQYELSHLRSLEAEAIHIIREVAAEFERPVLLFSGGKDSIVMLHLAIKAFAPGRLPFPVMHVDTGHNFEEVIATRDALVERYGLRLVVASVEEDIAAGRVVDNGPSRNPLQTVTLLRGIRENKFDAAFGGARRDEEKARAKERVFSFRDEFGQWDPKAQRPELWNLYNGRHRKGEHIRVFPLSNWTEYDIWAYIGAEEITLPGIYYAHPRQVFQRDGMLLAVHEFLQPTPDEPVFETSVRFRTVGDVTCTGCVESTASTVEEVIAETAVSRLTERGATRADDRISEAGMEDRKREGYF, from the coding sequence ATGGCGAGTCCGGTGGTCGAACGCCCCAAGCCGGGGCAGTACGAGCTGAGCCACCTTCGGTCCCTGGAGGCCGAGGCAATTCACATCATTCGCGAGGTCGCAGCCGAGTTCGAACGGCCGGTGCTGCTGTTCTCCGGCGGCAAGGACTCGATCGTGATGCTGCATCTGGCGATCAAGGCGTTCGCGCCCGGCCGGCTGCCGTTCCCGGTGATGCATGTCGACACCGGTCACAACTTCGAGGAAGTGATCGCCACCCGCGACGCGTTGGTCGAGCGGTACGGCCTGCGCCTGGTGGTGGCCAGTGTCGAGGAGGACATCGCGGCAGGCCGGGTCGTCGACAATGGCCCGTCGCGCAACCCGCTGCAGACCGTCACGTTGCTGCGGGGCATCCGGGAGAACAAGTTCGACGCTGCCTTCGGCGGTGCCCGCCGCGACGAGGAGAAGGCTCGGGCCAAGGAGCGGGTGTTCAGCTTCCGCGACGAGTTCGGTCAGTGGGATCCGAAGGCGCAGCGCCCCGAGCTGTGGAACCTCTACAACGGGCGTCACCGCAAGGGTGAGCACATCCGCGTCTTCCCGTTGTCCAACTGGACCGAGTACGACATCTGGGCCTACATCGGTGCCGAGGAGATCACGCTGCCGGGCATCTACTATGCCCACCCCCGGCAGGTCTTCCAGCGTGACGGGATGCTGCTGGCCGTCCACGAGTTCCTGCAGCCCACCCCCGATGAACCGGTCTTCGAGACCTCGGTGCGGTTCCGCACGGTGGGCGACGTGACCTGCACCGGCTGCGTGGAGTCGACCGCCTCCACCGTCGAGGAAGTGATCGCCGAGACCGCGGTGTCTCGTCTGACCGAACGTGGCGCCACCCGCGCCGACGACCGTATTTCCGAAGCCGGCATGGAAGACCGCAAGCGCGAGGGGTATTTCTGA
- a CDS encoding beta-class carbonic anhydrase has protein sequence MSVTDQYLANNAEYAKTFTGPLPLPPSKHVAVVACMDARLDVYRILGLGDGEAHVIRNAGGVITDDEIRSLAISQRLLGTKEIILIHHTDCGMLTFTDDVFKGEIEDEIGIKPEWAAEAFTDLEADVRQSLRRIEASPFVTKHESLRGFVFDVATGKLAEVTL, from the coding sequence ATGAGCGTCACCGATCAGTACCTGGCGAACAACGCGGAATACGCAAAGACCTTCACCGGTCCGTTGCCGTTGCCACCCAGCAAGCATGTCGCGGTGGTGGCGTGCATGGACGCCCGGCTGGATGTGTATCGGATCTTGGGCCTGGGCGACGGTGAAGCACACGTCATCCGCAATGCCGGGGGAGTGATCACCGACGACGAGATCCGCTCGCTCGCGATCAGCCAGCGGCTGTTGGGGACCAAAGAGATCATCCTGATTCACCACACGGATTGCGGGATGCTCACCTTCACCGACGATGTCTTCAAAGGCGAAATTGAGGATGAGATCGGCATCAAGCCCGAGTGGGCCGCCGAAGCGTTCACCGACCTCGAGGCCGACGTGCGGCAGTCCCTGCGTCGGATCGAGGCCAGCCCGTTCGTCACCAAGCACGAGTCGCTGCGCGGATTCGTTTTCGACGTGGCCACCGGCAAGCTAGCCGAAGTCACTCTGTAG
- a CDS encoding ABC transporter permease codes for MTRFLARRLLNYVVLLALASFLTFTLTSLTFAPLNSLMQRNPRPPQAVIDAKAAELDLDKPIPLRYAHWVAGAVRGDFGTTVTGQPVSDELGRRIGVSLRLLVIGSVLGTVIGVVVGAWGAIRQYRLSDRVITLLSLLVISTPTFVIANLAILAALRVNSILGVHLFEYIGETSPNAVGGSWNQFVDRMQHLILPSVTLALGAIAGYSRYQRNAMLDVLGQDFIRTARAKGLTRRKALFKHGLRTALIPMATLFAYGVAGLVTGAVFVEKIFGWHGMGEWVVQGIATQDTNIVAAITVFSGAVVLLAGLLSDVIYAMLDPRVRVT; via the coding sequence ATGACGCGTTTTCTGGCGCGCCGGCTGCTCAACTATGTGGTGCTGCTGGCCTTGGCGTCGTTTCTCACGTTCACGCTGACGTCATTGACGTTCGCGCCGTTGAACAGTCTGATGCAACGCAATCCGCGTCCGCCGCAGGCTGTGATCGACGCCAAAGCCGCCGAACTCGATCTCGACAAGCCGATCCCTCTGCGCTACGCCCACTGGGTGGCCGGCGCGGTACGCGGTGATTTCGGCACGACCGTCACGGGGCAGCCGGTCTCCGACGAACTGGGCCGCCGCATCGGGGTCAGCCTGCGACTGCTGGTGATCGGCTCGGTACTGGGCACCGTGATCGGCGTCGTGGTCGGCGCCTGGGGTGCGATCAGGCAATATCGATTATCCGATCGGGTGATCACTCTGCTGTCGTTGTTGGTGATCAGTACGCCGACGTTCGTCATCGCCAACTTGGCGATTTTGGCCGCGCTGCGGGTTAATTCGATTCTCGGAGTGCACCTTTTCGAATACATCGGGGAGACCTCCCCGAACGCCGTCGGCGGCTCCTGGAATCAGTTCGTCGACCGGATGCAGCACCTGATCCTGCCCTCGGTCACGCTTGCGCTCGGCGCGATCGCCGGTTACAGCCGCTACCAACGTAATGCGATGCTCGACGTGCTGGGCCAGGACTTCATCCGCACTGCGCGGGCCAAGGGGCTCACCCGGCGCAAGGCGTTGTTCAAGCACGGGCTGCGGACCGCACTGATTCCGATGGCAACGCTGTTCGCCTACGGCGTCGCGGGTTTGGTCACCGGGGCAGTGTTCGTGGAGAAGATCTTCGGCTGGCATGGCATGGGCGAGTGGGTGGTCCAGGGCATAGCGACCCAGGACACGAACATCGTGGCGGCGATCACGGTGTTCTCCGGTGCGGTCGTGCTTCTGGCCGGGCTGCTGTCCGATGTCATCTACGCGATGCTCGATCCCCGGGTGAGGGTGACGTGA
- a CDS encoding ABC transporter permease: MTETTDSARSGVKPEEFASRRTLVLRRFARNRGAMASLVILAVLFIGCYALPPLLPWSYTDLDFYALQDPPSADHWFGTNALGQDLFAQILRGMQKSMLIGVCVAVISTGIAATVGSIAGYFGGWRDRTLMWLVDLLLVVPSFILIAILTPITKSSANVILLIVLLAGFSWMVSSRMVRGLTMSLREREFVQAARYMGVSSRRIITRHIIPNVASILIIDAALNVAVAILAETGLSFLGFGIQPPDISLGTLIADGTKSATTFPWVFLFPAGVLVLILVCANLTGDGLRDALDPGSATLRRGRRKKKTKP, from the coding sequence GTGACCGAGACGACCGATAGCGCCCGCTCCGGTGTGAAGCCCGAGGAGTTCGCCTCGCGGCGAACACTGGTGCTGCGCCGCTTCGCCCGCAACCGGGGTGCGATGGCGTCGCTGGTGATCCTGGCCGTGCTGTTCATCGGGTGCTACGCCCTGCCGCCGCTATTGCCCTGGTCCTACACCGATCTCGACTTCTATGCGCTGCAGGACCCACCCAGTGCCGACCACTGGTTCGGCACCAACGCATTGGGCCAAGACCTGTTCGCTCAGATCCTGCGCGGTATGCAGAAGTCGATGCTCATCGGCGTATGTGTGGCGGTGATCTCGACCGGGATCGCCGCGACCGTCGGCTCCATCGCGGGTTACTTCGGCGGTTGGCGCGACCGGACGCTGATGTGGTTGGTGGACCTGCTGCTGGTTGTGCCGTCGTTCATCCTGATCGCGATCCTCACGCCGATCACCAAGAGCTCGGCCAACGTCATCTTGTTGATCGTCCTGCTGGCCGGGTTCAGCTGGATGGTGAGCTCGCGCATGGTGCGAGGCCTCACGATGAGCCTTCGGGAGCGCGAATTCGTCCAAGCCGCACGGTATATGGGCGTCTCGAGTCGGCGGATCATCACCCGTCACATCATCCCGAATGTGGCCTCGATCCTGATCATCGACGCCGCACTCAACGTGGCGGTGGCGATCCTCGCCGAAACCGGGCTGAGCTTCCTGGGTTTCGGCATCCAGCCACCCGATATCTCGCTCGGCACGTTGATCGCCGACGGCACCAAATCGGCGACGACGTTCCCGTGGGTGTTCCTGTTCCCCGCCGGTGTTCTGGTGCTGATCCTGGTGTGCGCCAACCTCACCGGGGACGGGCTGCGCGACGCGCTGGACCCCGGCAGCGCCACGCTGCGCCGCGGTCGCAGGAAGAAGAAGACGAAGCCATGA
- a CDS encoding ABC transporter ATP-binding protein has translation MSEALLEVTDLAVSFPTDGDDLTAVRGLTYQVRPGEVVAMVGESGSGKSAAAMAVIGLLPEYAAVSGSVRLSGRELLGLSDAEMSKIRGRRIGTVFQDPMSALTPVYTVGDQIAEAITVHHRDVGKQAARTRAVELLELVGIAQPERRARAFPHELSGGERQRVVIAIAIANDPDLLICDEPTTALDVTVQAQILEVLKTARDVTGAGVLIITHDLGVVAEFADRALVMYAGRPVEVASVDELYRDRRMPYTAGLLGSVPRLDSPQGTRLVPIPGAPPSLVDVPPGCPFNPRCPLAIDECRADEPALVPVDPASAGHLAACIRTDQVTGRTAAEIYGVSTQPVAVDDSAEPAPVITVRDLVKTYRLTKGVVFRRTIGEVRAVDGLSFDLMRGQTLGIVGESGSGKSTTLHQILDLAAPESGSIEVLGNDVATLTAARRRELRRDLQVVFQDPVASLDPRLPVFELLAEPLRANGFDKTSSDTRVAELLEIVGLRRADASRYPSEFSGGQKQRIGIARALALQPKILALDEPVSALDVSIQAGIINLLLDLQREFDLSYLFVSHDLSVVKHLAHRIVVMYRGAMVEYGDADDIFANPQHDYTRKLLAAIPQPDPTRS, from the coding sequence ATGAGCGAGGCTCTGCTGGAGGTCACCGACCTCGCGGTCAGCTTCCCCACCGACGGCGACGACCTGACCGCGGTGCGGGGCCTGACCTATCAGGTGCGCCCCGGCGAGGTCGTCGCGATGGTCGGCGAATCCGGGTCGGGCAAGTCCGCGGCGGCCATGGCCGTCATCGGCCTGCTCCCGGAGTATGCCGCCGTGTCGGGTTCGGTGCGGCTGTCCGGCCGGGAGCTGCTCGGCCTGTCCGACGCCGAGATGTCGAAGATCCGGGGGCGCCGCATCGGAACGGTGTTCCAGGACCCGATGTCGGCGCTGACCCCGGTCTACACCGTCGGCGACCAGATCGCCGAGGCCATCACCGTGCACCACCGCGACGTCGGCAAGCAGGCTGCGCGCACGCGCGCCGTCGAGCTGCTCGAGTTGGTGGGAATCGCCCAGCCGGAACGGCGGGCCCGGGCCTTTCCGCATGAGTTGTCCGGCGGTGAGCGCCAACGGGTGGTCATCGCGATCGCCATCGCCAATGATCCGGACCTGCTGATCTGTGACGAGCCGACAACCGCACTCGATGTGACCGTTCAGGCTCAGATCCTCGAGGTGCTCAAGACCGCCCGCGACGTCACCGGCGCGGGCGTGCTGATCATCACCCACGACCTGGGCGTGGTCGCGGAGTTCGCCGATCGGGCTCTGGTGATGTACGCCGGGCGCCCCGTCGAGGTCGCCTCGGTGGACGAACTGTATCGCGACCGTCGAATGCCCTATACCGCAGGACTATTGGGCTCCGTTCCACGCCTCGATTCGCCGCAGGGAACGCGACTGGTGCCCATTCCGGGGGCACCGCCCTCGCTGGTGGATGTGCCACCCGGCTGCCCGTTCAACCCGCGCTGTCCGCTGGCCATCGACGAGTGCCGCGCAGATGAACCGGCACTGGTGCCCGTCGACCCGGCATCCGCAGGCCACCTGGCGGCATGCATCCGCACCGACCAGGTCACCGGCCGCACCGCGGCCGAGATTTACGGCGTGTCCACTCAGCCGGTGGCCGTCGACGACTCCGCGGAACCGGCGCCGGTGATCACGGTGCGGGACCTGGTGAAGACCTATCGGCTGACCAAAGGCGTGGTGTTCCGCCGCACCATCGGCGAGGTTCGCGCTGTCGACGGCCTCAGCTTCGACCTGATGCGCGGGCAGACCCTGGGCATTGTCGGCGAGTCCGGCTCCGGCAAATCCACCACGCTGCACCAGATCCTCGACCTGGCGGCGCCGGAGTCCGGCTCCATCGAGGTTCTGGGCAATGACGTCGCCACCCTGACAGCCGCCCGGCGCCGGGAACTGCGCCGCGATCTGCAGGTGGTGTTCCAGGATCCGGTGGCATCCCTCGACCCCCGGCTGCCGGTGTTCGAACTGCTGGCTGAACCGTTGCGCGCCAATGGTTTCGATAAGACGAGCAGTGACACGCGGGTTGCCGAACTGCTCGAGATCGTCGGGCTTCGTCGCGCCGACGCCAGCCGCTACCCCAGTGAGTTCTCCGGCGGCCAGAAGCAGCGGATCGGCATCGCCCGGGCATTGGCGCTCCAGCCCAAGATTCTGGCGCTCGACGAACCGGTGTCGGCGCTGGATGTGTCCATTCAGGCGGGCATCATCAACCTGCTGCTGGACCTGCAGCGCGAGTTCGACCTGTCCTATCTGTTCGTCTCGCACGATCTGTCGGTGGTCAAGCATCTCGCCCATCGCATCGTCGTGATGTACCGCGGGGCGATGGTGGAGTACGGCGATGCCGACGACATCTTCGCCAACCCGCAGCACGACTACACCAGAAAGTTGCTGGCCGCTATCCCGCAACCGGATCCCACTCGCAGTTAG
- a CDS encoding ABC transporter family substrate-binding protein, which translates to MRRSAGRIAVLAVVASLVVAGCSGSKRDVPSAGGNAELGSTSDINPQDPATLQPGGNLRLALSSFPSNWNTLNIDGNEADTGAILRPTMPRAFVIAADGSMKVNTDYFTNVELTGTDPQVVTYTINPKAVWSDGTPITWEDIASQINATSGKDKAFAIASPNGSDRVASVTKGVDDRQAVITFAKHYAEWRGMFAGNTMLLPKAMTANPDVFNKGQLNGPGPSAGPFLISSLDRTAQRIVLTRNPKWWGTAPVLDSFTFLVLDDAARLPALQNNTIDATGLGSLDELTIARRTAGISIRRSPGLSWYHFTFNGAPGSILSDKALRLAVSKGIDRQAIADVTQRGLVDKPVPLNNHIFVAGQQGYQDNSEVIAFNPEKAKQELDALGWKQAGQFREKDGKQLVIRDVLYDAQTTRQVALVAQNSLAQIGVNLQIDAKPGNGFFTNHIIPGDFDIAQFSWVGDAFALCCLNQIYTTGAESNFGKISSPDIDAKVEQVLNELDPDKARGLANDVDKLIFGEGFSLPLFQSAGNVAVRSNLANYGPAGLGDLNYTAIGFMK; encoded by the coding sequence ATCCGCCGGAGCGCCGGCCGAATTGCAGTGCTGGCAGTCGTGGCAAGTCTGGTGGTGGCGGGCTGCTCAGGCAGCAAGCGCGACGTCCCCTCGGCCGGCGGCAACGCCGAGCTCGGCTCGACCAGCGATATCAATCCGCAGGACCCGGCCACCTTGCAGCCGGGCGGCAATCTGCGACTGGCGTTGTCGTCGTTCCCGTCGAACTGGAACACACTGAACATCGATGGCAATGAGGCCGACACCGGCGCGATCCTGCGGCCCACCATGCCGCGCGCGTTCGTCATCGCCGCCGACGGTTCGATGAAGGTCAACACCGACTACTTCACCAACGTGGAGCTGACCGGCACCGACCCGCAGGTGGTCACCTACACCATCAACCCCAAGGCCGTCTGGTCCGACGGAACCCCGATCACCTGGGAGGACATCGCCTCCCAGATCAACGCGACCAGCGGCAAGGACAAGGCCTTCGCGATCGCCTCACCCAACGGCAGCGATCGGGTCGCATCGGTCACCAAGGGTGTCGACGACCGGCAGGCCGTCATCACCTTCGCCAAGCATTACGCCGAATGGCGAGGCATGTTCGCAGGCAACACCATGCTGCTGCCCAAGGCCATGACTGCCAACCCTGACGTGTTCAACAAGGGACAACTCAACGGTCCGGGACCGTCGGCAGGACCGTTCCTGATCTCGTCACTGGACCGCACCGCCCAGCGGATCGTGCTGACCCGCAACCCGAAATGGTGGGGCACTGCGCCGGTGTTGGACTCGTTCACCTTCCTGGTGCTCGATGACGCGGCGAGACTGCCTGCGCTGCAGAACAACACGATCGATGCCACCGGTCTGGGCTCGCTGGACGAACTGACCATCGCCCGGCGCACTGCCGGCATCTCGATCCGGCGATCGCCGGGTCTGAGCTGGTATCACTTCACCTTCAACGGCGCGCCCGGCTCCATCCTCTCGGACAAGGCGCTGCGGCTGGCCGTCTCCAAGGGTATCGACCGTCAGGCGATTGCCGATGTGACCCAACGCGGTTTGGTCGACAAACCCGTTCCGCTGAACAACCACATCTTCGTGGCGGGCCAGCAGGGCTACCAGGACAACAGCGAAGTGATCGCCTTCAACCCGGAGAAGGCCAAACAAGAACTCGATGCCCTCGGCTGGAAACAGGCCGGGCAGTTCCGGGAGAAGGACGGCAAACAGCTGGTCATTCGCGACGTCCTCTACGACGCGCAGACCACCAGGCAGGTAGCCCTCGTCGCACAGAACAGCCTCGCCCAGATCGGGGTGAATCTGCAGATCGATGCCAAGCCCGGCAACGGGTTCTTCACCAACCACATCATCCCCGGCGACTTCGACATCGCTCAATTCTCCTGGGTGGGTGATGCTTTCGCGTTGTGCTGCCTGAACCAGATCTACACCACCGGAGCCGAGAGCAACTTCGGCAAGATCAGCAGCCCCGATATCGACGCCAAGGTCGAGCAAGTCCTCAACGAACTCGACCCGGATAAGGCCCGCGGCCTGGCCAACGATGTGGACAAGCTGATCTTCGGCGAGGGGTTCAGCCTGCCGTTGTTCCAGTCCGCGGGCAACGTCGCGGTGCGCAGCAACCTGGCCAACTACGGGCCGGCCGGGTTGGGCGACCTGAACTACACCGCAATAGGATTCATGAAGTAA
- a CDS encoding alpha/beta hydrolase produces the protein MTLNEKRRRAHEKLAALPGVRPIRRPVTATGSDEFDLYYVRTGRKTRHPLVIIPGGPGAASIALYRGLRRRAAAEGLDVIMIEHRGIGMSRHDDNGADLPPEALTIEQVVDDVAAVLDDAQVDSAVIYGTSYGTYVAAGVGVRHPSRVFAMILDSPLLAGDDIEVVRQTVRSVLWHGRHPDTEELADKVRRLADEGVMTPAGAQLAATVYGFGGARLLDRQLDLLLAGRNLVWTAMGHFGDLMVNRKAPYRNESDLVGRIGYRELNYAADPDGLPLDPAVAMREFAAGEATRFEAEPFDLVAEMPKFTWPTVVVSGGRDLITPPAVADRIAELIPGSVLVRLPTTGHSVLDTKERAALRIAEAAAIGRIDTLRGQEAELDGMPSVPAVRLMVSALEVAARVEAVLPAALPRAVARTIPKPVTS, from the coding sequence ATGACTCTGAACGAGAAGCGCCGCCGCGCCCACGAGAAACTCGCGGCGCTGCCCGGAGTTCGGCCGATCCGCCGCCCGGTCACGGCGACCGGATCCGACGAGTTCGACCTGTATTACGTGCGCACCGGCCGCAAGACCCGACATCCGCTGGTCATCATCCCCGGTGGGCCCGGTGCGGCCTCGATCGCGCTCTACCGGGGCCTGCGCCGCCGGGCCGCCGCCGAGGGCCTCGACGTGATCATGATCGAACACCGGGGCATCGGGATGTCCCGCCACGACGACAACGGCGCCGACCTGCCGCCCGAGGCGCTGACCATCGAGCAGGTGGTGGACGATGTCGCCGCCGTGCTCGACGACGCCCAGGTGGACAGCGCCGTCATCTACGGCACGTCCTACGGGACATATGTCGCCGCCGGGGTCGGGGTGCGCCACCCGTCTCGGGTGTTCGCGATGATCTTGGATTCGCCGCTGCTGGCCGGCGACGACATCGAGGTGGTCCGCCAGACCGTGCGCAGCGTGCTGTGGCACGGCAGGCATCCCGACACCGAGGAACTGGCGGACAAGGTCCGCCGGCTGGCCGACGAGGGCGTGATGACCCCGGCCGGGGCGCAGCTGGCCGCCACCGTGTACGGATTCGGTGGCGCGCGACTGCTGGACCGGCAGTTGGACCTGCTGCTGGCCGGCCGCAACCTGGTCTGGACGGCGATGGGTCACTTCGGGGATCTGATGGTGAACCGAAAAGCGCCGTACCGCAACGAGAGCGACCTGGTCGGACGGATCGGCTATCGCGAGCTCAACTACGCGGCCGATCCGGACGGTCTGCCGCTGGATCCGGCTGTGGCCATGCGCGAGTTCGCCGCCGGCGAGGCGACGCGGTTCGAGGCCGAACCGTTCGACCTGGTTGCGGAGATGCCGAAGTTCACCTGGCCCACCGTGGTCGTCTCCGGCGGACGCGACCTGATCACGCCGCCCGCGGTCGCCGATCGCATCGCCGAGTTGATTCCCGGCTCGGTGCTGGTACGACTACCGACCACCGGCCACAGCGTGCTCGACACCAAGGAGCGGGCAGCGCTGCGAATCGCCGAGGCGGCAGCCATCGGTCGGATCGATACCCTGCGGGGACAGGAGGCAGAGCTCGACGGGATGCCGAGCGTCCCCGCGGTGCGGCTGATGGTGTCTGCGTTGGAGGTGGCCGCTCGGGTCGAGGCGGTGCTGCCCGCAGCGCTTCCGCGCGCGGTGGCCCGGACTATCCCCAAGCCCGTTACTTCATGA
- a CDS encoding acyl-CoA dehydrogenase family protein has translation MTTVQPVNRILPGTAEFDDLLNQIRSGARDRDLNDENPFDQVSALKQAGFGTLRLPIDLGGSNFTVRQLFSTVIDVAAADPIVAHIFRTHFWFVEERLRTLSGGQERSDSGNSEEPRSRQWLATVADGHIVGNAFSEKGSNAVGSLVFNTRLLPVPGGYRLTGEKYYSTGTLFADYLTVTATTDHDSVATVIVPADRDGVRLVDDWDGFGQRRTGTGTTVFTGVDVAPDEILTDTPYDAEPVPTVQYAALQLYIHAVVAGVLQSIVDDGAELLRSRARSFSHALTERPVDDPLYQRQLGELASTAYIARAAVLDAASAIEAATDSVQDGVPDAAQAADAQLKVAKVKVHLDAVALDAATRLLELGGASAASRQRNLDRHWRNIRTITLHNPVAYKARVVGQNLLHGTPIPANAYF, from the coding sequence ATGACCACAGTGCAGCCTGTCAACCGTATCCTGCCCGGCACCGCAGAGTTCGATGATCTGCTGAATCAGATCCGATCCGGCGCCAGGGACCGAGACCTCAACGACGAGAACCCCTTTGACCAAGTCAGCGCGCTCAAGCAGGCCGGCTTCGGCACCTTGCGACTACCGATCGACCTCGGTGGATCGAACTTCACTGTCCGTCAGCTATTTTCGACCGTCATCGATGTGGCCGCTGCGGATCCCATTGTGGCACATATCTTCCGGACCCATTTCTGGTTCGTGGAGGAACGACTTCGCACCCTCTCCGGAGGGCAGGAGCGAAGCGACTCGGGAAATAGCGAGGAGCCGCGGTCACGGCAGTGGCTGGCCACGGTCGCCGACGGTCACATAGTGGGCAACGCCTTCAGCGAGAAAGGCTCGAACGCCGTCGGCAGCCTGGTGTTCAACACCCGGTTGCTGCCCGTGCCCGGCGGCTATCGGCTGACCGGCGAGAAGTACTACAGCACCGGGACGCTGTTCGCCGACTATCTGACCGTCACCGCGACCACCGACCACGACTCGGTGGCCACCGTCATCGTGCCCGCCGACCGGGACGGCGTTCGGCTGGTGGACGACTGGGACGGCTTCGGCCAGCGCCGGACCGGTACCGGGACCACCGTCTTCACCGGCGTCGACGTCGCGCCCGACGAAATTCTGACCGACACCCCGTACGACGCCGAGCCGGTGCCGACCGTGCAGTACGCGGCACTGCAGCTCTACATCCATGCCGTTGTCGCCGGTGTGCTCCAGTCGATCGTCGACGACGGCGCCGAGCTGCTGCGCTCGCGCGCCCGCAGCTTCAGCCACGCGCTGACCGAGCGTCCGGTCGACGATCCGCTGTATCAGCGTCAGCTCGGCGAGCTGGCCAGCACCGCTTACATCGCGCGGGCGGCCGTGCTGGACGCGGCGTCTGCCATCGAGGCGGCGACAGACTCGGTGCAAGACGGCGTGCCCGACGCCGCTCAGGCGGCTGACGCGCAGCTCAAGGTCGCCAAGGTGAAGGTCCACCTCGACGCCGTCGCACTGGACGCGGCCACCCGGCTGCTCGAGCTCGGCGGGGCCAGCGCGGCCAGCCGTCAGCGCAATCTGGACCGGCACTGGCGCAACATCCGCACCATCACCCTGCACAACCCGGTTGCCTACAAGGCCCGGGTGGTCGGCCAGAACCTGCTGCACGGCACGCCGATCCCCGCGAACGCCTACTTCTGA
- a CDS encoding LLM class flavin-dependent oxidoreductase, with amino-acid sequence MTRQLHLGGFQIASQVTHSHAAWRHPASDTGFLTPEYYHRIGRILERGKFDFLFFADLLAAPVRFGDGIAEPLRRGTQATATLDPSIVAASIAAVTSKLGLAITKSATYFHPYELARIFASLDHITRGRVAWNIVTSLTQGEAQNFGHDEHLGHEFRYERADEFVRTTLELWSSWEPDALVLDKESGVFADPDRIRHVDHNGRYFRSRGPLNVPHSPQGRPVLIQAGSSSTGRDFAARWAEAIFEIDPTPEGRRAYYDDIKSRAETFGRNPDTVLIFPAFIPFIGETESIAREKQAYHNELADPISGLITLSVHTDHDFSGYDLDAPVEDVQVSGTQGLFDAVRRVAKRDSLTLRDIGAWYAQGVLLPQFVGTAAQVADQIEESFHAGEADGFMVSSAATPGTFNDFVDSVVPELQRRGLFRTEYTGTTLREHLGLGDAADANVGALSPPLPVAG; translated from the coding sequence ATGACCCGGCAACTGCACCTCGGTGGCTTCCAGATCGCCTCCCAGGTCACCCATTCACATGCCGCGTGGCGGCATCCGGCCAGCGACACCGGCTTCCTCACCCCGGAGTACTACCACCGCATCGGGCGCATCCTGGAGCGCGGCAAGTTCGACTTCCTGTTCTTCGCCGACCTGCTGGCCGCGCCGGTCCGGTTCGGTGACGGAATCGCCGAGCCGCTGCGGCGCGGCACTCAAGCCACTGCCACCCTGGACCCGTCGATCGTGGCCGCCAGTATCGCGGCCGTCACGTCGAAGCTGGGATTGGCAATCACCAAATCCGCCACCTATTTTCATCCGTACGAGCTGGCGCGGATCTTCGCGAGCCTCGATCACATCACCCGCGGACGCGTGGCGTGGAACATCGTGACATCGCTGACCCAAGGAGAGGCGCAGAACTTCGGCCACGACGAGCACCTCGGTCACGAGTTCCGGTACGAGCGGGCCGACGAGTTCGTCCGGACCACCCTCGAATTGTGGTCGAGCTGGGAACCCGACGCGCTGGTCCTGGACAAAGAGTCCGGGGTGTTCGCCGACCCTGACCGGATCAGGCACGTCGATCACAACGGTCGCTATTTCCGCTCCCGCGGGCCGCTGAATGTGCCGCACTCCCCGCAGGGCAGGCCGGTGTTGATCCAGGCCGGGTCGTCGAGTACCGGCCGGGACTTCGCGGCGCGGTGGGCGGAGGCGATCTTCGAGATCGACCCGACTCCCGAAGGCCGGCGGGCCTACTACGACGACATCAAGTCGCGCGCAGAGACCTTCGGCCGCAACCCCGACACGGTGCTGATCTTCCCGGCATTCATCCCGTTCATCGGCGAGACCGAGTCCATCGCTCGGGAGAAGCAGGCCTATCACAACGAGCTCGCCGACCCGATCTCCGGGCTGATCACACTGAGCGTCCATACCGACCACGACTTCTCCGGCTACGACCTGGACGCCCCGGTCGAAGACGTCCAAGTCAGCGGTACCCAAGGACTTTTCGACGCGGTCCGCCGCGTGGCCAAACGCGACAGCCTGACCCTGCGCGATATCGGCGCCTGGTATGCGCAGGGTGTGCTGCTGCCGCAGTTCGTCGGCACCGCGGCGCAGGTCGCCGACCAGATCGAGGAATCGTTTCATGCCGGGGAGGCCGACGGATTCATGGTGTCCTCGGCGGCGACGCCAGGGACTTTCAACGATTTCGTCGACTCGGTGGTCCCCGAGTTGCAGCGTCGCGGGCTGTTCCGCACCGAGTACACCGGCACGACACTGCGCGAGCATCTCGGGCTGGGCGATGCCGCCGATGCGAACGTGGGAGCTCTGAGCCCACCCTTGCCTGTCGCAGGCTGA